A region of the Candidatus Eisenbacteria bacterium genome:
TCTTCCCGTCCGCTGGGACTGTCCCCCGCGCCGTTCCGTCCCACGCGAGGCGCGCCCCGGCGGGGGTCGTCCGAACCCGCACCGACCCGGTCCGATCCGAAAAGACGGGGAGCGGAAGCTTCACTTCCTGGCCGATCCTCTCGACATCGAAGCGAACCGATTGCTCTTTGTAGCGGGAGCTTCGGAACGCGATCACGTGGCTTCCGACCGGAACGGGAAGGCGCTCGATCCTCGAAACCGAAAGGATTTGCCCGTCGAGAATCGCCTGCACCCCCTCGGGAAGAGCGCCCATCGTGAGCGAGCCCTTCCCGGGAACCATGGTGAGCCGGTGAACGGCGTCCCGCTCCGGCTCGATCTGGACGTCGAGCGAAACCGATTCGTGGTTCTCGAGCTGGATGTAGAGCTTCTGTCTCCCGACCGGGAAAGGCATCCGCGAAACGGGGGTCGTCTCGGGAAGCGCGCGACCGGCTTGATCGTTCAAAGTCCCGCCCGTGTAGAAGACCTGCGCCCCTGAAGGGGTCGTGACAAGGGAGAGCGTTCCGGAGAGGATTCCCGGCGGGAGCTGGAAGGGCGATCCGGGTGGGTCGGGGCGCTTCTTCCCGCCGCCCGAGTTCCCTCCGCCGCCGGTCGCGCCGCGCTCGATGACGACGACCAGCGGGACGAGAATCGCGAGGACGCTTGCCCCCGCGAGGATCCATCGCCTCGGAAGAGCCAGCCGCGGCCCTGCCGGTTTCCGGGAGGGGGCGCGCGAGGGTTCGTACCCCTTCACTTTCTTCGCCCCCGCGGAAAGCGCCGCAAGAACGCCCGCGACGTTGGGGCGATGCGCGGGGTCGCGCGCGAGCATGCGCGTCAGGATCGCCCGAGTGGCCCGCGGGGCGTGCCGATGGACGTGCGCCGCCGCGTTCTCCTCCTCGTGCATCCGCATCACGACGATCGGGTTCTCGTGGTCGTAGAGCTTGTGCCCCGTGAGCATCTCGTACCAGACGACCCCGAGCGAGTAGACGTCGGCCGCCGGGGTCACCTGCGACACACCCCCGCACTGCTCGACCGCCATGTACGCGGCGGTCCCGTACCCTCCCGCGGTGACGCTGCCGCCGCCGAGGAGCTTCGCCACGCCGAAGTCGATCACCACGACCGAGTCGTGGCGCCCGTCGGCGAGGAGGATGTTGGCGGGCTTGAGGTCGCGATGCACGATCCCGAGGCGGTGAGCGACCATGAGCGCGCGGCAGACCTGCGCGATCACCAGCTCCGACTCTTCGACCGTCAAGCGCCCCTTCTGCCGAAGAAGATCGCCGAGATGCGTGTTCCCCGGAATGTACTCCATCTCGATGAAGGGAATGTCGACGATTCCGGCCGAGACCGTTCCCGAACGATAGACCTCGGGGACGGGAAGCTTCGGATCGGCGGACTTGAGGGACTTCAGGATGTCCACCTCGCGACGGAACTTCCGCACGATGTCCGCATCCCCGAGAAGCTCCTGCCGGAGAACCTTGAGGACGCACGCCTTCCCGGTCTCGCTGTTCGTCGCGAAATAGACCTTCGCCATCCCCCCCTTATCCGAAAGGAGCGAGAGGTCGCGGTAGGGACCGAGGCTCGTGCCGGTCGCCCCGGCGCCGCGGCGAAGGAGAAAGAGAAGAAGCAAGACCCCGACGACGAGAAGCGTCGCGAGGACCGTGATGA
Encoded here:
- a CDS encoding serine/threonine protein kinase, with amino-acid sequence MTLQSTLITVLATLLVVGVLLLLFLLRRGAGATGTSLGPYRDLSLLSDKGGMAKVYFATNSETGKACVLKVLRQELLGDADIVRKFRREVDILKSLKSADPKLPVPEVYRSGTVSAGIVDIPFIEMEYIPGNTHLGDLLRQKGRLTVEESELVIAQVCRALMVAHRLGIVHRDLKPANILLADGRHDSVVVIDFGVAKLLGGGSVTAGGYGTAAYMAVEQCGGVSQVTPAADVYSLGVVWYEMLTGHKLYDHENPIVVMRMHEEENAAAHVHRHAPRATRAILTRMLARDPAHRPNVAGVLAALSAGAKKVKGYEPSRAPSRKPAGPRLALPRRWILAGASVLAILVPLVVVIERGATGGGGNSGGGKKRPDPPGSPFQLPPGILSGTLSLVTTPSGAQVFYTGGTLNDQAGRALPETTPVSRMPFPVGRQKLYIQLENHESVSLDVQIEPERDAVHRLTMVPGKGSLTMGALPEGVQAILDGQILSVSRIERLPVPVGSHVIAFRSSRYKEQSVRFDVERIGQEVKLPLPVFSDRTGSVRVRTTPAGARLAWDGTARGTVPADGKTLDDVAVGSHSIELSADGYETYRGTVEVVEGTTREVSIALELPPGRLRASASRAAEVRVASENAPGSWRSVGRTPAVVTLPAGRYRVRLEVPGYDSWETSVTIESGRDASVSHAFPEPGRLVVGAKGPWGNVFVNGVSRGSTPLEIGDLKPGTYTVEVKRDGYTTYSTSVTIPAGGTARVTAELR